The DNA sequence AATGACAAGAAAAAGGAAAGGGATTAACTCAATCTAACATTCAAAACTCTCCTTTATCACACCATTAGATTATACATTTCAATGTTAACTTGTTATATTGGACAAATATTTTGATTACAAACTTTCTGGAAAATCTATGAGCTTTATGGTAACATGTCATTATGAAAAGCCCAATTAAAATAATTGTTACACATGAAAGGCAGTAGGTGATTGTGCCATTTTCGCCCAGCTATATCCCAATTGAAGGGAAACATAAAACCATTTTTAGCAATTTATTATCAGAACCCCATAAGAAAAAGACTAGAGCTTTCCTTACCCATTTAAAATAGAGTGCATTATTTCATGCCATGCTTGCTCTCACATTTCTGAAATCTTGCGGAAATTTGATTACAGAGTGGTGCATGACATATTTAAATGAAAAAGCCACATTTAATGATAAGAAAACTAGTGTGGCCAAAATTAAGGTATGGTTTACTATGGTAAAAGATCTCAAATTTTGCTGTAGTTAAAGTTTTCTATCAACCATAATGAAGTTCAAATTTTGAATCTctcttcaaaaaacaaaaaaaaaacaaaacaatgtcTCTATCACCAAATCAAGAGAAATCTAGAAATCAATTTATTCCAAAATTATTTGACAATGTCAGGAGACAATATATTTTCACTTATGTTGTAAGGCTTATTCAATGAAAGGATTACATTTTCAAACTTGCCTCCTTACATGgagtcacacacacacacagcagCTCATGCTTGCAAACATTTTGGATACAAACCGAATTATGCACTCGCGCGCACACGTCACAATTGCAGGGACAAGATTCGATGATAGCATACTGCACTCATACCtttatacatttttatgtcttCTTAAATGGGAATGGAAAATGATGTATGGCTTTAATATTCTCACATGCTCCTTCACAGAAACCAAATATGAAGCTTAAAGTACGTTACGTGAAGCATGTATTGTAACTTTACCCTTAATGAAATATTTTACTTACAGCTGGAAAATTGTATGTGTTGAAATATTTTACTTAATCGTGCTACTTTGAGCAATGCATGATTCTAGAACACGTTATCGTAATCCATATTATTTTAGGTCAAGGCATTATGCATGTAgttggaattttttttatattaaaaaaaaaagaaaaaaaaaaggttttagcTCACCCCACCCCACTcttacatttatttatttatttattttttaaaataccTCACTCTTACATATATCAGTAAAAATTGAATACATGACATTTACAATCAATCTTTAATGGAGTTTACCAAGGTGATTGAAGTTAATGGAGTTGATCAAGGTACTAGTCATAATATTTAAGATTGTATAATTCTACCCTAAATTAACTCCCCTAAATTTTGGCTTCAAcgcaaataaatttttttatttttttattttggttacaGAGAATAAAGAATTTTGTATTCTCTGTTAAATTTGACACCGGTTCAAAACAGATAAATCAaaaatatttggattaattgTATATAGTAATCCAGATTAGCTACCATCAATGATTCGAGTTAAGTAGCCTCTGGCCTGTAGATCTGGACAGCGAGTCACATTCATTTCTTTATAACAAGGGCCCATTGTAAACCACACTTCTCTGACAAAACAGAAGTCTAAACCAGAGACAGTGTGTTCCAGAAACACGGAGAGAAACACAGAGGGCAATGGAGAGGGTGAGAAGAGGGTTTGGGTCTGGTTCAGCTATGGCGGCTGTGGTGCTTTTGGCCTTGGTTTTTATCATGGTTCCAGAAGCCTCAGCTACTCGTTTTATTGTGGGAGGTAATAAGGGCTGGACTACCAATGTTAACTACACAATCTGGGCCCAGGGCATGCACTTCTACAATGGAGATTGGCTCTGTAAGCTCTCCCTCGTTAATTTGTTTGTCTTTCAGATCTAACTTCTTGTTCTATAGttgaaagtttcaatctttggtTCAATTTTTTGCTTCAATTTTTGTCTTTCAGATAACTTTTGTTAAGTCTGAGTGAGTCGGATCTGAAAATGGCCTAGTGGGTTGTGCTTCAATGTGCTTATATAATGAGAGAAATGATTTTCTTTAGTTTGCCTCAAAGATGGTCACTTTGCTCAAATTCGTTACAGACTAGATCAGATTTCTTTGGTGGTTCTGAATCTTGTTTCTTTGATTTGTAAAGCTTTCATTTTGCATACTGAGAAAAATGTAGGAAAAGGAACAATATTTTTCTCAAATCCATAGATTCCATACTAAATGAGGTTCCTTTTTAAGTTCTGTATCAGTATTTCATAATATGCTTGCTGATTCAGATCTGCAACTGGTGCTATTTTTGCTCTTGGTTCTTGCTGTGAAGAAATTCAATGCCTTATGTCCTACTATATAGCAATTACTTTCTATATTACTTTACTGTGTGAAAAACTGAAACTTGGAAAGTTGGAATCTTGGCATCTTTGGACTGCTGAATTCTTTAGACTTGATATCTAAGATGAAGTAGGCACTAATTAAAATACCATATCTGTTTTTCTCAGTTTTTGTGTACGATAGGAACCAGCAGAATATTCTAGAGGTGAACAAGACAGACTATGAGGCATGCAATTCAGATCATCCACTTCACAATTGGACTACAGGAGCTGGAAGAGATGTGGTTCCACTAAATGTGACCAGGCGCTACTATTTCTTGAGCGGCAAGGGCTTCTGCTACAGTGGCATGAAGTTGGCTATTCAGGTTGAAACCCCACCTCCACCTCCCAAGGCTGCTCCGGTGGTGAGCGAGGGCAGCGCTCCATTAGCGCCTGTTTTTAGATCCCAATTTGTGTTGCCAGCCATTTTTGCTATTGGTGCAGTTTGGGATGCATTTCTTAGGTTCTGCTAGCAATAAATTGAGCTAATAGTATTGATGGGTGGGGATATCAAAAATGAGTAATCAGTGAGGGTATCCAAATCACATTTTAGACAATTTCTTCTAGCTAAGCTATTGATTTGTCCACATTAATCCTTGTACTCTAGGTTTTCATGTTGGTTTTTTGGGTTTGTGATTTGTTGGTGTTGTTTTAATCTCATGTTGGTGGAGTTGTTGATCTGAAATTAATGGAGAATGCTTTGATTAAGGTACTAAATGATGCTGTTGGTAATTTCAATTGTTAATATTTTAGATGCGTATAGTTTTCTTTACTTATATGTTGGACTCGGAGTGATTGGTGGCATTGATTATGGAAGTGATGGTGAGTCGTTGGGATTTGTTGTGTTATTAATCTGGTGGTCCTTAATTTAAGCATGGAGCTATGTGCTCCCTATCCCATTTATACGAAACGACTTGTGTTTTGAGGCAGAGAGGCCTCAACTTTGATTTCTCTGCCTCAACTTTGACTTTATTCTAGCAATCAACATGATTCGAATCATGGTTGTCTATGGAAATTATTCTTTGCACTGATGCTCTGAATACTCTCTCGGTTGTCTAACTTCATTATCTTTTGGGAAAATAAATTTCAATCTAGGATTTGGGTATATTGTTTAAACCAAATCTTATTTTGTAGATATATAAATTTAAACTCCAATGAAGCTCGGATTTTAAGTTAAAAGAAGAAACCAAATGATATTAGGACAACCTCCATATAGTGCTTACATACTATGCATCTAGTCATATCCgtgtacttttttttctttttcttttttgaaataaaagttCATTGCATTATATTACCATTCAAAAAGTAAGAATTTAAAATACATTTAAAGATAAAAAAACTCCTAACATACATTTAAGGTTCATTGCATTATAGTGCTTACATAATAGATGCATCTAGTCATATCcgtgttttctttttctttttcttttttgaaataaaggttCATTGTATTATATTACCACCCAAAAAGTCAAAGTCTAACACACATTTAAAGACAAAAAACTCATATCTAAGCaatgtaaactcattacaagtcaattCGAGCTCGCTTTGTAAAGCGAACTCATAAATAAAGAATAACTCCGTGTCTTATGAGAAAAAATCATCTTCTAGTCATTCATCCGTCAGACACGCAATTGCTCATTTagggggtgaacctaagaatttgTTAAGCAAAAGCAAGAATTATTTGTTAAACATATTGTTGCTATAGAAATATGTTAACGATGATATGAGTGGGTATTGGGATCTAATCCCCAGTGGGACTCGTAGAAGCTCCAATATAACCATGACCCTCTTCACCAATATAACTATACTAGAACGAGAATGACCTAGAGCTCTGCTAGGGTGAGACTGTGAGAGTGGTCGCCTCCTTGGATGGCCGGCTCTAGCACCTTCCTCCATGATAACGGAGCAGTACGACGACTCGTTCCTGGTGTCGTGAATACTGCGCAGGGCTTGTGGCCTTGTTTctctgtcacaccccgaattttgaataataaattcaaatccgaaacatgaattaaaacaacttaatcaaataaacgttctgaatttttttctcagaaatAAACACACCTCACATCACTCAAtaatacataaaccaaatcctcaagaggttaatattacagcacactctctcCAAATTTAAATGTAAGCTCAAATGAGCATAACAACCTCACAATAATGCTGTAGCTCAAATACCACCACTCTAAGCAGCCTGATCACCTTcccgattctcctgacctgtaggattacccgctacacaatttgaatagtgtaccgggattgcaacaacaccaaacccggtaagctttacagctcgtatgagtaaacaagaaagaactgttcaTTAATTAAATTTCAACTCCTTTAACTCAATTAgcaaccaacaatctcaacactCACCACTCGACACACTTTAAATAATAATTATGtattcatgatcacgagtaattcaactcgctgctttcatgtcatactgtattcatgatcacgagtaattcaactcgctgctttcatgtcataCGTCAAATTTCAAATGTGtattcatgatcacgagtaattctactactcgctgctttcatgtcatactgtattcatgatcacgagtaattcaactcgctgctttcatgtcataCGTCAAATTCAAAAGTGtattcatgatcacgagtaattctactactcgctgctttcatgtcatactgtattcatgatcacgagtaattcaactcgctgctttcatgtcataCGTCAAATTCAAAAGTGtattcatgatcacgagtaattcTACTGctcgctgctttcatgtcatactgtattcatgatcacgagtaattcaactcgctgctttcatgtcataCGTCAAATTCAAAAGTGtattcatgatcacgagtaattctactactcgctgctttcatgtcatactgtattcatgatcacgagtaattcaactcgctgctttcatgtcataccacggcagacagactagagctctaactgaatcattCGTAATGTGTCACCTGGGCCAAGGTTCACGCTTACGAAGACCTTGCCTCTGTCACCACTGGTGACCAAACCgtagatcaaaacattttaaAGGTCATCCTATATGACTCAAATGTTACACCTCGACTCACTTATGCTTTCTCACAATAAAATCAACAATAACATGATATATTGTATTTCCATACGCATTTTCACTTTACTCACAATATAAACAAGGTAATTAAAGACAtttggttcgtaatatgaaccatgtgaggtttactcaccttgatattcccgctgcgtcttcactttAATACAAAACACACCGAAACAGCTCACCCTAGGAAGACCGCCAATTACCTAATCAACATGACCTTAACTTAGCCAATAACTCAAAACATACTCaaacgacaatccaacggtcggattgaaattaaatgatgatccaacggtcggatcctcacggatcgcccttaggatcatcctccaaaaatcatcacaaagatccaacggtcggatcctcctgaatcgtccttacaaTCATCTTCATAAATTTATACGAAAatctgacggtcggattctcacgaatcgcccttCAAaccactatttcacaattatacgaagatccaacggtcggatcttcgcccgtgaccacacaaagtcactgGGACaatcatacgatcaacatatcaaaactacaagtccatcgaaCGGTtagatcttcacagatcataaaTCAAACGattcgaaatcgatcgaaacgtAAAAATTTATAACTTAATCaaacgatatccaaaaattgcgtataatatatcaaaatgatcgtcttaacatgtagaacataacaatgggcagaaactgcccttaaGGTCCCCgggggtggccggaaaaggccgccggagtttgtggcagagccgccgccgaccaccaccaatggtgtcggggctgggctgttcttcttcctctcatcaTGCTTAACCAAAAGTTCTAAAGGCATGTTATCAGAAAACATCAAGAAGAGGTCGGGAATTACCGAAATCAGTCACAGTGGCCGGAATttttccagaatccggcgagTGCTCCGATCCACGTGAAAATGTCAACAACTCGATTCGATCCTTTCTGGGATTTGTTCAGAAACTCAAGGCGCGCTCACCAGTTCAATAATCACAAGAAATGGTGGTCTGTACCTCAAGATATCAGGATCGATAGCTCGGTTTTTCGATTCGGATCGTTTCTGTCCTCCAGCCGCCACCACGCGCTGCGTCGCCATGCAAGGACACTTCTGGAAGCTTCAGGGGGTTGAGGCGAGCTTGAGGATGAAGTTTGGTGgggattggtggccggaaacaCGAGGAGAATGAGTTGGTTCGGTTTCGGGTGTAACCGGATCGAGTTGGTTTGCCAGAATTTGAGGTTATGTCGGAGGGAACAACGACGTCCAACTGGTAGAGCGGACTGAGGCGAAGCCAAGGGGAGTGGTCCGACGTCTGGAGGTGGACGATGAAAGGAGAATAAGGCTGGAGAAGTTTGCTCTGTGTTGGTGGCttcggacgagagagagagagagagagagagagagagagagagagagagagagagagagagagagagagagagatatgaagaGAGCCTTTGCTCTTGTCGACCGAGTGTCGGTCGATCATAATCGCAATCAACTCAATTAGCAAACCCACTAATTAAGCATAATCATGAAAGTAGTGTCGGTCGATCATAATCGAAATCAACTCAATTAGTAAACCCACTAATTAAGCATAATCATGAAAGTAGTGTAATCATAAAAAGTAAAGCAATGCCATAATTATGTTTGTGcttgattaaagaaaacaacCGGGTATTACATTCTCAATCTCAGATTGCCCAAAGCATTCAGGATTTTTCTGTGATTCAATCCGGCGGCCATGGCAAGCACATCTCACCGGTGGCTGTGCGCGTTCCGTTCTTCAACCTGGTTTGTCTAGGCTAAAGAACCAGTGGGCAGCGACAAGGAGCGAGGTGGTGTGAGGCAAGAGGCTGCGATTGGGTGTATGGaggtgttgagtcacaaattacttacgcaattgtgccccataattatgaaaattgatttgtcttccatgctattttactttttttaatccatttccttttatttgtaggaaaccttgcattgagaataaaatgactatttgaggcttgaaatgtggagatttgaagctaggggaagaagacacggagattggaagaaaattgcaaatcgacttttccggcgatttttccggcgacttttccggcaaacttttccggcgagcctccactcatggagggtcttttctccagcaaaggaggaccatggtggtgagaatctctcatcacttgaaattcaaatatctccttacaccttgtccttttatcaccttgccaatttgagaccatttgggggacaatggtgtaagagcatctcttgcacacttggggaccaaagatgacacacctagctgatcaaaaagaggccaaagaccaattattcagaattcttgactccattcaatcatcttcatcctatccaagatccatttttatctctagagaagacaccaccatttccaccactaaaaccaccatctccacctctaaaacctccatttccaccactacaaccttcatttcctccaccattcaacaccacaactcatcttagagatcccaaatttcactattcttaccgatatcaagagcttggagcaaggagaaggaggtgactaccaccacatcatgttcttggagacccatctccaccacctcttccggcatcatcaatagtcaccctttactctctatctctttatgtatttgatgtttaatagaatgttgaagcttgtgtatctagctatgtgtgagtagtgaactagttggggctagggttaaaagccctagccaaacttgcttggattgatgcttttgtttataaattgatgaaaattcatgttgtcattctcacatgctaagtcaatagttgaatgcattacttagacctaatcaatttgagttatgtgtttgccatgacatgaagtttttcctagagattgattacctctaggcaaaaagggagcatgaaagcacaccatgtgtgcatgtgagggtagtgagctaaaatcacctagagataggattggtttgcttgcttggttacctaaactctaagctttatgcatttaggggcaaatgattgagacctatccggtaattgaatttgtctctagatagttagctctagacttatccggttagagttaataaaattaaaggggtttaagccttagtagtcctatccggatgctaagagggtagttggacaattagctttgcatcattcatattcaattgctttaatgcttgcaagggaggcaaaaggtgaaacccgatgccctaactctcatccatttgataacaacttgttttgtttaggttagtttatattacttgctttcattgtttcaatttgaatagaaaccaatttcaaaatcgaaatcaaatctctacacaccatcttgcacatactcaccatgaactttggttcacttgtgagcctttgtttgtgattgtacatttgcatattcttctagtttttccttaggttttccctagctaggaaaggatttaccaatcttcgtgggttcgacatccttacttaatcccctattctataacttgtacctcttgcacttgagggtggctttaatgctaacaggAGGGCTGCCGGAGATATAGTCTGGCTCTGGGGCCGGATCTGGGATCCGGGTCGGCGTGGGCTATTATGGAGTCAAGATGTGGCGGCGTTGCTGAGTAACCCTGGTGGTGGAGATCTCTGGTTCCCATTCCTTGATCGGGGTCGTCATGTCTCTGTTCAATTGGGAGAAGCAATGGCAACGTTACCTTCTCGGATCAGGACGACCTAGAGAGTCGGCCGTCCTTGGACATCTCAGGTAAGTGGTGAGACCGGGTGGTGCCTTCTCCGACGATGGGTGGTGGAGCAACTGTCAGAGCCGCGATCAAGCTTGGTGCCCAGAGAGgctttgggtgcccaaagtacCCTGGTGGGCCTGGGCCTCTATTCTGTTGGGTTGCTCCAGTGGAATTTGGGTTGGGCCTTCCTTCTTGGGGCCGGGCAGTTGGAGAATGAGTCCGAAGTTGTTAGGGTTCGCATTTGGGATCCGGGAGACTGTTTTTGGGCCCTAAACTTATCTGCATGTTGGAATTGCTTCTTTGATTACTTAGGTAGAAAATTGCTCCCTATTTAGCGCTTTATTTTGCGTGGAGTAGGCAAGGTCGGTCACACTATCGGCGGTTaccttgatagaaggttaccctctattcgACATATATCTTTGCGTGGAAGTATGGTCGACCATACTATTGGTACCGTTTTACATAGCCTGGACTCTGTCTGGTGcctcatcaaatgcttaattgcatccctTCGTATCTTTGCTAGGTTTTTTATTTCCGATGCTTTGTTGCTTCTAGTACTTCTCTTGTTATTATATATTTTGATGCAGGTTCTACATctataagttgtaatttttcttatgtttcttattaataaaatggttgactattactctaatatatatatatatatatatatataactatatactAGAACTCTTTTATATTGTAGGTACGAGCAACAAGCTATCAAGGAGATGTAAGGAATCTTTCTGGATTTTCACATGACCATTTGAGAAGAGTTAAGATGCAGGGGTTCCAGGGTAAGTGGATCGAGATAGAATTGGCAATTAGCATTCTTAAAATTGCAACAAACCTCGAGGTATGGAAAATATTACAACGGTGGTGGAAGCTGGATCGAAATCAGCTGTTGTTATTACAGGGAGGGGTATGAGAATGAGGGCAAGGATGACAATGAAGAGAAAATTTTCCTGCACATAGAGGACAGTGTGGATGTGGTGGATTTGCAGTACTTCTAGTGGAAACAAAGAGGTAGTGTAGTTGTCCGAAAAAGGCTGAAGGAAGTAATGACTGATGCTCAAGTTGTAATCCTATAATGGTTGTAATTTGTACCATATCCGTAGATATTGGTTGTTGTTTATGGCATATGCCCAATGGATGTATCACATGATGTGGTACGTAGATCCCATGTGTGTATCATATTACTGTAATGTTTGTTCTTTGTATTGTTTAACCCTTTTAGAGGCGTCTGTGATGTTAGCACAGTGTCATTGCCTGCAGTCAAGGATGGTGAAGTCTTTATAACATCAGGTCAAGCATTCGGCTGTCCAACATCTGTGGCAGTTGTGCTGGATTGGTTGGCACTGTAATTATTTTAGCAATAGACTCGGGCGGTTCTGCTGgattgttttgtgtttggtttcTTTAGGTCTTTTTGTTGGGGATACCTGACTTATTCTGTTCTTATTTTTTCCATTCACCCTTTCATTACATCACCGAAACATAAAGAAACAGGTTGAACCCAAACTATTAACTGCTGATACTGAATTGAATGAAGCAAGTTacaacattttttattttcaacttTTTGAATTAGTGTTGCCTTCATTCCAAATCATTTTCGGGCAATGCTGAGACAATAGGGTAAATGAGATCCTTAGGAAAGTATATAAGTTCCAAGTAGTACCAATGCTTATCTATAATGtaaaaaaactaaaccaatatcTTGTGAAGAGGTCATGGTTAGACAGTTTTCCCCAAGATTTTTTGAACTATATACTTTTCATATGATTTCTGGACTAgcgaaaaaataaaatagaacagAAGAATTGcagccactttttttttttttaattgagaagaagaattgcagcCACATGGAGGACTCAATAAGCAAATACTATAGTGGCTTTTTTAGAATCCGTGTAGCCATGTCAAAGATCTAAGCCACTATGGAGTGTAAAATTGCACAAGATATGTCGAGTATTGGAAGGTcttgtttgggattgcttcgcttttaaaaaaatcagcttttgttcaagattttagattttattgtgtttggtaaataaataaataaatagaattgaaagttataggtcactggcagcaatttttagaagcagcctagaagctgctgtggatcaaaacacactctgcagttgttttatgtattgacaacacttttaaaaatattatttaccaaacacgaaattgttttaattcacagctgattattctcacaacacagcagcagcagtttttttttttaaaagtcaaaATAATCTCAAACTAGCCCAAAGTGTATTAGGAGAAGgcatattatttaccaaacacgaaactgttttaattcacagctgattattctcacaacacagcaccatcagcagttttttttttttaagttacaaCAATCCTAAACTAGCCCGAAGTGTATTAGGAGAAGGCAGAGATAAAACCATATATTTACTAGTTAAAACTAAGtgggaaaaaatagaaaaatagacTAGCGTGAAGAGCTATCAATATTAAAGCTCA is a window from the Rosa chinensis cultivar Old Blush chromosome 2, RchiOBHm-V2, whole genome shotgun sequence genome containing:
- the LOC112188689 gene encoding lamin-like protein, giving the protein MERVRRGFGSGSAMAAVVLLALVFIMVPEASATRFIVGGNKGWTTNVNYTIWAQGMHFYNGDWLFFVYDRNQQNILEVNKTDYEACNSDHPLHNWTTGAGRDVVPLNVTRRYYFLSGKGFCYSGMKLAIQVETPPPPPKAAPVVSEGSAPLAPVFRSQFVLPAIFAIGAVWDAFLRFC